In Phoenix dactylifera cultivar Barhee BC4 chromosome 1, palm_55x_up_171113_PBpolish2nd_filt_p, whole genome shotgun sequence, the genomic stretch TCCGGGCCTCATACCATCTACAAGATTGATAGATGGCTCCAGTAAATAATCATAATTGATCGGTCTCAAACTTGCATAGCTGGTCTTCATTCAACCTGCCCTTAAAAGTTATTCAACTTACCCTAGCTAACGCTCTCCTTACTCAGCCTATGAAGCGACAAATCCCATGCTGAGCTACCTTCAAACTGACTCGGGCAGTTTTTCTAGACGGTGTTAGTACTTTAGCCTCCGACTTATCACTAGCTCAAGAGGTTCGGCTCAAGGCCCCTCATCATTATCGTGCCTTGGCCTTGCTATGTGGTTGAATATGCACGTGTGCCTCAGGTGTCATCATGAGCTAAGATGCAGTGTATACAAGACTTAAGTAGCACAAAAAATGTAACTGGGGACCGAGGCAAGAGATATCCAACCAATGCAACTAATGCTTGACAAAAGGACTTCGAGCAAGCAGTCCCCTCTTTTCAACTTATAGAAGACTGTGTTGTCATTGTGGACTGATGAAAGGGTTTTTTCCAGAAACACCACTCATGAAGGTAAATCTTACAATTATCTTAGGGAAAAACAAAACTAGAAAGACGAAGAACTCCATCACTCCATATTCCATTCGTATATCAAATTACCCCCGTGCTATTGCTATATGCTCTACAATTGTCTAGTGTATTTGATGTAGAATTTTGGCTTTTTAACCAACATCGTCATGGTTGAAGAGTCAACAGTGATGGATAACTGCAGGTGATTCATTTTGATGCTTAGTCATCACAAATTAAGTTTAAAAATGATTAGGCATAGGTTGATCATTATAGACCATAATTTCCTGATGAAGTTTAGTTTTTTTCACTTTAGCTCTCGTAAGGATCATTCTCATTGGAGCACATAGATTAACATACGTTTGCACAGCTCAGaaacttatttaatttatttatgaaGTCATGAATATTTAGTCTGTGGTCGCTGTTCATATATTTTATAGAAGGGCATAAATATAAGGTATAAATCAGAACCCAGAAACTTCTATTCTAGAATAAAATTCTGAGGAATGCTCAAAACCCATCTCAAGATACTTCTTGCAGGCTCCATCTCTAGTGGAAGGCCCTGACAAACAGGGTACAGGCGTGACTCATGGAGCATGTAGATTTTCACAATCACTACCATGCAGGAATATCACCCTTGAATAAACTTTCTTTCAACTACCACTTACTTCCTGAAAATTCAAGCTTCCTAGATTAATTCTACCTAGTTGCAGTACTGATACTGGACTTATCGACTTCCTTCTGGTATATTAAGATTCTTTTGGGTTCACTAAGATGATGAAATTTATGGTAAGAAAATCTcaaaaatctagaaatcagatCTTAAAGAGTTCAAGACTGTCCATTATCCACATACTTTTGATAGCTTAACTCAGTATAATACGATTACGAAGGTacctaataaatttaaaacctaGAAACAGTAATCATGAGACAATGCTTAGGATGATTGCTTATAAGACATAGCAATATGAAAAcagatagtttttttttatttaatcataATTTATGTCCCCTAATGGATTTGTTACTCAGAAtctatttcaatgtgtttacaTGAAAATAACTCCAAATCTTCCTTATGTTCAACTTGAAAGTAGATAAATGCATGTGTACGTGCACATCCAAATCTATATCATTGTTCTCACTTTATTTCTAGGAGTTTTGAGAATCTAATAATAAAATGGACAACCAAACCAGTATTCAAGCAACATAACCATAAAGTTAATTCTTTTGTCTAGGTTGCCACTCACACAGCAATTTATAAAGTAGCCAAAAAAACTGAGGAACTTTGGTGATCAAGAAGATGACGTGTGCAATTAAACATGCATATCTGAATGCACGAGTGTATGCACAAGGGTCTTTCTTTCATGTTAGTGTACAAATAAATATGTAATTACATTGATAAGTGGCAACAGAATCATACCCTCCAATTAACTCCTCCAGTTGTGGTTGGAGCTCTTTGTCCCTTAATTCCTGGATTCTCTTTGATATGGAGTCAATTCTCTGAATTCCAACCCGAATTCTAGAGTGCAGGTCCTTAACAGCAGCACGGGTTTTATCAATACTATCGGGCTTCTCTGCTCTGGATTCTTGATGTCTAAGTAGTCTACACTTCATGTCATATTCCCTTCGAATGATACTACTTGCCTGACATAGAATAATGATGTATAAGTTTCAGAGTTTCTAAATGAGTAGCCATACTATAATATAAGAAGGCAGCATTTTTATCCCATAATTGCTccatagattaaaaaaaaaaaaaattgtacaaaacatgaaaaaataaatttataagcAGCATGATAATGGTTCTGACACAAGACATTTGGAAGCCCCATCGAATAAACATGAACTAGCACAAGACTAAGTTGATCTTCAAGACTTCCAGATCAAATAATGAGCTAAGTGCTACACTCTTGTGGAACATTTCAAGGAGTAGAAACAGCAGAACAAAATCTGATCAATGTGCCTGAGCATGACTACCAACCAACAATCGactcttttagaacaaatagtaGATGCCGTGCAGTGTGAATTTGGATACAAGATTCAAAAATGCATATTTATTGATTAAAACTGAGATGCTCCAAAGAACCTTTATGCATCTACTCATTCTTCCAGTTTCTTTGCCTCTGCATATACATAGATATTGCACTGCCAATACAAAAGTACTTGTAGCAATTCATCAAATCATCTTATGTTTATTAACATTAATAAATTAACTGCCAGCATTCAAGTATACAAAGTTATGTTAAATGAATGGAACCAATTGGACCAGATATATGAATATGAGCACCAAAGAACCTCCAATTTAGCTTAATGGCTTGTTTCAATTTTACAGTGTGAAAAAGGATTGGTACAAAGAAAACCTGTTGGCAGCTGACTGAATCAACAACAATTTGTTAGTAAGACAACTGTCATTCAGCAGGCTATATTTCTACTGCAGAAAGAAGACACTTCATATAAAACTTTCACAGTTATACCTTGCTCTTCTGttatttttggtatttatgattaaaagatgtaaaatgaataaataaaatggAAGATCCATAAAACACTAAGAGAAGGGTCAGAATATGATAACATGTTAGTAAAGGCAATTCAACAATAATTTGAAAGTTTACCTTAATTTCATCATAGAGCTTCCTCTCCCAGGCATACAACCTATCTAATGTTGATGCATGACTGCCTGAATTCATATATCTGCTGCTGAAGAGATTACTGCTCAGGTCCTCAATATCCTCTTTTGATGTTGCACCAAGAGGGTTTCTGGAGGATGAAGAGAGTGATGATacagacttatgccacgttaaGTACTTTATCTCATTTGAAGAAGACACTGCATATGAcctcaagatattaaaacaatgaTCAGGACTTGTGATATTTTATGTTAAACCATTGCCAGAAATTTCTAGCACAAAAACAGACAACTGCAGTATGCATAAAGCACCAAACTGCTGAAATTAGGACACAATTTGCAAGTACAGATCCCAACTCTTCTCTGATGCAGAAATAGGACATAACTGATTAAAAaaggtaaaagaaaaaagaaaaaatgaaaaaaaaaatcaatattcaAATGAGAGGACCATGGTCCaataaaggagaagaaaagcctACCCTGAGATCGAGGGACTTCTTCCTTGCAGCAAGCAAAACAAGCTGTGAGAAATATAGATGCCTTTGATCTGTGTGCTGTTTCAGGAAATTCATGTTAGAAGCCCTACGCCAATAACAACAACAATGCCAGGTTTCATGAAGAAGTGAAACTTATTTTTAGCCACTTGCTACAATGCTGACAAGTGCATAAACGTTTATGTAACACTCTACAATACTGACCTATTTCTTCAGGAAACAGAGGGCGGAAGTTCACTTCGTTTGCCTCCAGCATCCTTGGAACTTCTGTTCCAGAGTCAAAAGCTTTAAAAAATAGATCTTCAAGTTCTTTCATGCATGACAATAAGTCCTTTGACCCAAATTTAATTTCTGGACCTGGTTCCTTCACCTTCCCATTAATATGAAGTGCAACTGCAGAAGATGCCATCTTCGATGGCGTCAATTCTGGAGTTTCATCGGTCTCATGCTTCCCATTGGTGAGCAAGTTCTTCTCCCCATTTTGCTTCTCAGTTTCTGAAGCAACCCTTTCCACAGATAGAATGGCAGGAGAATCATTTGTTAAATGGTGATCCTGAATCACATTTCTGTTTCTAAACATTCTTACTAATGGTTCAGATGATTGTTGGTCAAAATCGTCTTCTGAATCCACAAAATCATCCCTTCCATTCGTAGAGGCTTTTTCACCTTCCTCTTCCAATTCTGGAATTCCCTCCTCTTCCCTAAGACGTCTGATATCATCACCATTGTCCAAACCAAAATTTAACCCCCTCCCATCTTGAAATGAGAACTGGTTATCAATAGGATGAAAGAGACCAAAATAATCCCATGGAGGAGTACCAGGTGGTGGCGATGGAGATTCAAGCAATGAATTCTCATCTGACTGAGATGTAAGGTGTTTTGGAGTTGTGGAGGACTGCAGGGTTGCTATGACAGGGATGGGCAGTTTTTCCTCAACAGTAGTTGAAAAGCTCCTGCCCGCTTTCATATGATTAACATGAAACCGTCCTGAAGAACGAGGCGAAGGAACTGGAGAAAAAGATTCACCTACATCCACATGCTGTGAGGGAGATGGAGATGAgtttgaaaattgaaaaatagACTTATCAGTTAAAGCAAGAGGCTTCGGTGTTGCAGATGTTGACGTGTACAAGGAAGACTCTGTAGGTACTTCAGGCTCTACAAATTTTCTAAAAGCAGTTCCGGTATTTTTGAGAGACTGAATATAAGAAACATGTGCAGCTGCAAGTGAGCATCTTCCATCAATGGCTTGTTTAACAAGATGTTTCCTTTCTCGACACAACTGAAGGGCCTTCTCATCTTCAATTTTAGAGCTTGAAACTCCCATTTCTAGAAAAAACACCGAGAACTCTGTACCAGGTTTCCAGAATGTGGCAATTCAATTTTCAAACTTAGCACAGAGATATATCTGCAGATTTCAGAAAAGAGCATTGCTGGACTCACAGCTTAGAATCATATATTTACGGCTTAAACCATGAAGATAGTATGGATCCAGTGAAACACAAGCAGTAAAACCTACAGCAGGGTTTAATCAGATGCAAAAGTTAACAAATATAGTCCATATTTACAACAAATCACATCACTGTTTATGAAGCAGACCATAATTCATAGAATCATGATAGTATTAACAAAAGATACACTTTacattaaaacaaaaaagaagaagatagaaggTGGGGAGGGGTGTTACGTAACACCAAGATTCTTAATTTAATGTAGATAATAAAAAATCAGACACAGCTTTATACCCAAGAAACCTGAATTTCCCAACTTTTGGCTCTACAAAGCAACTGAAGctaaagaaaatagaaatcatatacACAACATGGGAAATCAGTAGAATTTAAATGAGAACTCTAAATAacaaaaatttccaaaatttaATCACCTACTCCACTACCTCGAGTCACATAGAACAACTCAGCAAGCCAACAGATGAGTGCTGAGCGAAAAAATTAATGTGAAGTAAGCAATAAAAACTTACTCATAAATCTCGTGcgcatatattcaaaaaccaACACCTAAACAATGCTGCACGAATAACTCGCCCGATGCATAAAAAAATATCCCACCTCCAAAATCTAGattctataattaagaaattaaaCTAGCAAGATACATCTCATATGAGAACAATGAAAAATGCTTGCAATTTTCAGAAACAGAACTCTGAAAAATCAACAGTTCTAGCACCCTCAAATTGTCAAATAATTTTCTTCATCCCTCGCAAAAGGAGCAAAAATCCGAAACAAAAAACAACTTAAAAACCGGATTGGAaatcaaaagaaacttaaaaaacaAGGCCAACAAGTGTGATCTTAATCCGCCGCATGGTAAAGTGAACAGATCAACATACTAAATCCACCTGAAAATTTAACTCACACTCCATCTCCTCTCATAATATTAATTTCCAAAAACAACTTCCCAACTCTAACTCTCGAATTAttcccccaaaaaaaagaaaatcttacAGAGATCAAAAATTGAACCGTCACaagaaaaaactaaataaaAACCACAGAATAAATTAATAGCTAAACACAAATCACCTCAGTCCATCAGAACTATTCAGCTTGCCCATGAATCTAATAAAAAGATAGAAATataaaacaaactaaaaattgggGGGAAAATTCATTCCTCGGAGGAAAACAAGAAATTCAATTGCTCGTGGGCCCAATTCACAAAAATTCGGACcgacaaaacaaaagaaataaataaaaaatacctTTTTTCTTCCCTCAACTTCTCGTCACCGGATGAAAGACTCCGAGCGTCAGATTGTAAACACTAATCATAGAAAACTAGTAAACAGCAACAAAAACACCACTTAAACGGGAACTAACACGGGAAGAAACAGCTTGACAACTTCTGAAACAATTAAAACAAATCGATCCAAATCAGTAGTAGATGCTATCTACCTGAGGCCGAACTACAGAGTAACAGATTCCTCTCTAGAAGAGATCTCGTCGAGACAGAGTGAGAGAATTTGGGGACGGTGAAAAGCGAGTTTTCCAGCGATGGAGATGGATTTCATGCAGCGGAGGAGGAATTGGAAGGGTCgcgaaaaagaagggaaaagagagagagcgtgtatggattcctctctttctccctccgcTAGAATAAAGCTTTTTAGGCTGGAAGAGGATGCTCTCTCCGCCCCTAGAATAAGACTGGAATGATCCTATGCATGCCCATGAGAATGTTTCATGGTGCCCTTGGGATTGCTTAAATGCCGCATATGCCCTCatcatttctttctcctttcttctttttcttgtttttggaAAATACGTGAGGATGGgtgtatttataattttttattgctCGCTAAAGAAAACCTCCATGATGGAcattgtgattttaaatataaacACGTCATATGTTATCCAAGTTTATGTATAGATAGATAACATTTGGTGTGGTATCACTTCAATTTCAGGTTTTATATATAAAGGCCTACATCATTGTACACAAAGAGATTTATGAGTGCTAGCTTCATGTTTTCGATATATAGGAGGTATAATGAAATTATATTTACAATAATATACCATGAATTGATTGTTGCTCtgctcatttttatttttagagttGGTTATTTTATCTCTTACAAGCGGTGCTCGGTGCTCAATCACTTACAAGATAGTAGCTTGTCATGGTGTACATGGTATAATATATGCAACTATGTCGTCTAATAGAATTGTCAAACAATACGGCTCGTATGATTTATGTGGATCGGTAACGAGTAGCATTCAGCTTTCTTTAATAAAGAATATTGTTTGTGATATGCAATATTTTAggtttttaaaaatttagattATCCATTTACATTTAAGATATACAAAAACCTACTAAAATAGGACATTTTATGATATAACTTTTGTATGATTTCATTTAAATTACcaaaattttgatattgaatTTTTTACGATCTCAAAATTAGATTGCCAACATCCATGATAAATAAATGTTGTTTTAATTGTATTAGCATTATATTAGTGGATAATCACATGATATACAAAATTATTCAGCATAAAGTTAGTACTAATATCCAAGATTCTTGCACTAgactaaaaatatattatgttgatattagtACAAGGCACTCCAGAATACCATTAAAGTCAATATCATGCATTGCATATGATCTTTATGCAAAGTGTAGAAATGGTAAGACACATAATAAGCCCTTTAGTAACTTTGAATTGCATGACTAACTTGCGACTCATGAATTTGGAATGGCGAGCAACTAACGTTCTCATGAATTTGTAATTTAATTCCATAGCAACATAGCTAGGCAATACAAGTTAGAGGAAGATAGTATCTTATTGAAGTTCCTATTGTCATCTCTGCTCTATTTTCTTGTTAAATAAGTTTAATCATTGTAGTTCCTATTGCAACAAGTTATTGTAGTTCGTATTGTCATCTCTACTCCACTTTCTTTGTTGATTTtaaattaggaaaaaaaaatcattgctcTACAATGATTAAATTTGCCATGATTAGTAAGGCAACATAATGATTAATGAGAGCAAATGAGGGCAGTTAGGGGATTACCAGCTACCATGATTGCTCGAGAGATGGTGGGCAAGCTTAAAAAGCATGTTACCACGGTTGGCCACCCTTCGTATAGTCCATACGGAATCCCCGACTTTATGAAAGGTTTGCAAAGTGCGATGCTTTATCTTGTCCTTCACGGCTGCGGCATAACGTTTTGGACaaactcatttttttttcataagaaAAACTACTTACAAgggaatcaaaaaaaaaaaattctaatactATTTGAAGAGACGGGTGtgaccttaagaaagaagaCCATATGCGTGAACAATTTACACGTTTCACATTCTTTCGActttccatttttattttttaattattttttattatttttatcaatttatttaagAGTTATTTGGATTGTGTTTATAGGGACAATTATAATGATGGAAACAATAATAGCAGCAATAACAGCCAGCGACGGGCAATGTGTTCAATGATGTAATCGGCAAATAGAAAGGAGCTACAAACTGTTttgtttaaaaaatttaaaacactaaatttttatatttatatttttaaaaattgaaaataaaattagattattaaatattatttttttaaccttGGTTTTATGTtgccaaaaaataaatatggatggtATATATAGATATTTTGCTGGCAAACATATTTATTCAAGATTATTTCTTGGCATCAAATAAATTTATTTGTCTTTTACTTCGTACGCATACTAGGCTAATGTAGCACATGCAAGTGCACGGAAATGACCTTAGCATGTTCCTTACACAGTAAAGCAGTACAATGGTCATGTAAACAATGCCAATTTATCTCATTATGGTGCTAGATGGGGTAGAACAGTGTAAATTTTGTCCCAGGCAAGCAAAATAATATGTATTGGACTCCAAAAGCAACGGTATTATTTAATCAAAAGATGatagaaagaaaattaatatttgacATGATATTATACGAAATTTTCTAACTAAAATAAATTACCAAGAGAAATAACTTCACATCTTGATTGTAATGAAATTTTGCTCCTTATTCCAACGAGGATGATGTCGTTTTTGAGACTCTTCTGCAGGTGTCTAAAGCTCTTGACCATCAATGTTATATCTCAATTTTGTAGGCTTATATTCATCTTCACTTCATAAACAAAACTAGAGGTGGCAATGGTCAAGCCATGCTAAGCTACAAGTTGGATCGGGTTAGGTTAAACCAGTAGATGGACATGAGAAACCTTGACTGATATGAAATGAACCAGGATCAACTTGGGAACCTTCAGTCTTGACTAACTGGTAACTTGCACCACAATTCTTGGTAGCTCAATTCCAAGATGAGTTGAAGATATTTACGAAAACAGGCTAATCTCCCTTAaaatccttatttttttttattattagccATGCCAACTCAAGTCTGGCTTGATCCAAATAAAACAGTACTCTCATGACTAGTATAGGGTCAAAACTTTGACTCATATCTGATTCTTTTAAAACTAAGGTCAGGAAGAATTTACTCATATCTGATCTACAATAAAAATTCCCCTCACTGGACCCAGCCTAAACTGGGTCAGGTTTCTGGGTTGGACAAATTTTTGCCCCTCCTCACTGTTGTTTCTAGTTCAAGTACTTCTTACCAAAATTAACATCATAAAATACATTTTTCTTTATGTTAAAAATTAGTACCTCATATTTAAAATTCACACCCTGCAACTTATCAAGATGCAGAGTTCAATATATTCAGCAGGGACCCTCCCTTTGGAATAAATTTATTGGATCTACCTTTTCCTGTTGGCTATTAATAATGAGGATATTGAATGATATTTAAAATTCACACCCTGCAACCCCACGCCCACCCCCATCAAAATAAAAGTTGGCTGCTTTGGCCTTTATTTCTGTCACAAAAGAACATTGGGATTTTGGATTTATGTGCTGTGGGGATACAGACCTCAAGTTTCTCGCTGTGGCTCTACAGGGAATCTAAGTGAGTCAGCAACACATGGGCTGACCCAAGCTGCAGTAAAAAAGATAACAAAGTACTTTGATCATATCTTGGAAAGTAAAGCAGGATATGGTGGATGAGATATTCATGAATATACCGCAGGTGGTAGGGTTTTTTTTGGTACTCCAATGTACTTTTAGTCTTTAGGCTTCAGATATTACTGCACTGGcatgtaactttttttttttttttcagcccACTTTGCCGATATGGTACAAATCTCTTCCAATTTTCTCAAGCAACAAAGGCTAGGTCCCAGCTAATGCATCGGCCAGAGCACCCAACAGCCATTGACCCAgatatatccaaatttcgtAGCAACAACGTTCATACCCACCCCCACTCGTCTGACCAATCCAACAATTTGGGTCATCTTTGAGGGCCCTTGATTTCAGCTAGATCTTGTCGGGTCAGAAACACGTTATGGATGGTTTGACAAGAGCCAATGGAGTGGGATAGTGATATAGAATGCTACCCTCCATATCCCCAAAAGTTAAGAGTAAATCTTATGATAGAAATATAGTGTGGTACATTCATTTTTGAAGTTTTATGTTCATTTCATTGTTGGTACCGAATGCAAAGTTCTCGCAAAAATCAATTCACGGTCCTGTTTTGTCGATTCTTTGTTGTCTATGATTGACTACACAGTAACAGCAATTTTTGGTGTGTTTGAGGAGAATTAGATGTTCATCTTAACAACATATATAAGGATTCATGCGGATGtatatttagtctcatatcggTTGTACATTAGCTAGATCTTAGGTGCTCGTACAGGGCTAACGAACTCAAATAATAATAGCTAGTTTTTTTAGACGAGTTCCTgcgttgttacaaatgatatcagagcagaCTTGATCTATGGTCTATATAGACTAGACGACACTATAGCACGGGGCCAATTAAGTTGACCATGGACTGgttgtggtgtttgtgattaaataTATGGTATTAAGAatggatttgaatagatttggaccTTTAGCTTTGTGAGGTCATGAGGGCTTAAACAGGAAAAGTATGTGAGATTATGtactaaaaaattcaaataatatcttctaacTAACTTTTTTAGATAAGATCCTAGATTATtacaatattattaattatcaatttaaattttttggatCAACTAGCTAGTTAACATGGTATTAGAGCTCAAGCTTATTAAAAGtcaataatttaaattttttagcaCTATATCATGAACTAGGGCATATCCCGAAGGTTATGTCATTCTATTACTAGGGGTTTGGGTGGTTATAGTATGGGTTCTCTCTCCCTTCAAATTCCTGGCTACATCCTGCTCCTATGTCAAATTCCTGGGCCATGCATGAGAGGTGCAGTCAAAGTCATGGAACTAAACACCTGTACTTTTCCCAATTACGCCCAACCACATCGTAGAAGAG encodes the following:
- the LOC103722286 gene encoding protein ROLLING AND ERECT LEAF 2-like; this encodes MGVSSSKIEDEKALQLCRERKHLVKQAIDGRCSLAAAHVSYIQSLKNTGTAFRKFVEPEVPTESSLYTSTSATPKPLALTDKSIFQFSNSSPSPSQHVDVGESFSPVPSPRSSGRFHVNHMKAGRSFSTTVEEKLPIPVIATLQSSTTPKHLTSQSDENSLLESPSPPPGTPPWDYFGLFHPIDNQFSFQDGRGLNFGLDNGDDIRRLREEEGIPELEEEGEKASTNGRDDFVDSEDDFDQQSSEPLVRMFRNRNVIQDHHLTNDSPAILSVERVASETEKQNGEKNLLTNGKHETDETPELTPSKMASSAVALHINGKVKEPGPEIKFGSKDLLSCMKELEDLFFKAFDSGTEVPRMLEANEVNFRPLFPEEIAHRSKASIFLTACFACCKEEVPRSQVSSSNEIKYLTWHKSVSSLSSSSRNPLGATSKEDIEDLSSNLFSSRYMNSGSHASTLDRLYAWERKLYDEIKASSIIRREYDMKCRLLRHQESRAEKPDSIDKTRAAVKDLHSRIRVGIQRIDSISKRIQELRDKELQPQLEELIGGLTQMWVMMLDCHKNQYSIISGSCNNGSTKVSTRSESHRQATMLLERELSSLCSNFTKWISAQKSYIEAINGWIHKCVFPRKQKYSKRKPIEFDPKRDIAPPIFVTCQNWLALLNELPMEEVANSLKDLVTVTTRFLPRQEKGHENSKLSLTFSRKTGQSVGLEGDIDRNESPVDWSLNYDSLLSGLAGFLNRLKTFAESSVQEYENLQKFISAAHLRYENSGLRM